One segment of Olsenella uli DSM 7084 DNA contains the following:
- a CDS encoding ABC transporter permease, translated as MKTLIRIMRKPITSSLVAILVGFVVASIVLAAAGYDPLASFAALFNGMLGKPKYISNVVIKATPLLLTGIAVAFAFKVGLFNIGAEGQYIIGTICAVMAGTTLNLPAPIQVPLVVLAGMLGGAAGGAFVGWLKARFGIHEVITSIMMNWIALYLCNFVVNTSAFHQPDSTASYPVNPSSYTMVLPNWKLSEAGMDTLKDVPWLYDVLVKTDVNVGILVAIVAAVLVAVLLSRTKSGYEMRAVGLNREAARFAGISVEKNIVLCMLISGALCGLAGALTITGTAPHSLSILAAFENAGFNGLSVAFIAGCSPIGCIPASLLFSGLIYGGQTVQQVMGAPSDIINIMIGTIVFFMALGGVIPMLAARLEKREKEAAHAQ; from the coding sequence GTGAAGACGCTCATCAGGATCATGAGGAAGCCCATCACCTCCTCGTTGGTCGCCATCCTCGTCGGCTTCGTCGTCGCGTCCATCGTCCTCGCGGCTGCGGGCTATGACCCCCTGGCCTCGTTCGCGGCCCTGTTCAACGGGATGCTCGGCAAGCCCAAGTACATCTCCAACGTGGTCATCAAGGCCACGCCGCTTTTGCTCACGGGCATCGCCGTCGCCTTCGCGTTCAAGGTGGGCCTGTTCAACATCGGCGCCGAGGGGCAGTACATCATCGGCACCATCTGCGCCGTGATGGCGGGCACCACCCTCAACCTCCCGGCCCCCATCCAGGTTCCCCTCGTGGTCCTCGCGGGCATGCTCGGGGGCGCGGCGGGAGGGGCCTTCGTCGGGTGGCTCAAGGCGCGCTTCGGCATCCACGAGGTCATCACGAGCATCATGATGAACTGGATTGCCCTCTACCTCTGCAACTTCGTGGTCAACACGAGCGCGTTCCACCAGCCGGACTCGACGGCGAGCTATCCCGTGAACCCCTCGAGCTATACCATGGTCCTACCCAACTGGAAGCTCTCCGAGGCGGGCATGGACACGCTCAAGGACGTGCCCTGGCTTTACGACGTGCTTGTCAAGACGGACGTCAACGTGGGCATCCTGGTGGCCATCGTGGCGGCGGTCCTCGTCGCCGTCCTGCTCTCGCGCACCAAGAGCGGCTATGAGATGCGCGCCGTGGGCCTCAACCGGGAAGCCGCCCGCTTCGCGGGCATCAGCGTCGAGAAGAACATCGTCCTGTGCATGCTCATCTCGGGTGCCCTCTGCGGCCTTGCGGGTGCGCTGACGATCACGGGCACCGCCCCGCACAGCCTGTCCATCCTCGCCGCCTTCGAGAACGCCGGCTTCAACGGGCTCTCCGTCGCCTTCATCGCGGGATGCTCGCCCATCGGCTGCATCCCGGCGAGCCTGCTCTTCAGCGGCCTCATCTACGGTGGCCAGACAGTCCAGCAGGTCATGGGGGCACCGTCTGACATCATCAACATCATGATCGGGACCATCGTGTTCTTCATGGCTCTCGGAGGAGTCATCCCCATGCTCGCCGCACGGCTCGAGAAGAGGGAGAAGGAGGCCGCACATGCTCAGTAA
- a CDS encoding BMP family ABC transporter substrate-binding protein has translation MNMNLSRRQFMRGTAALAVTLGLGGCGGTSGGTDTGATDKASEASYKIQMVTDTGGVNDQSFNQLAWEGLQKLKDERGWDISYLESKQESDYATNLDKAVDDNANLVWGVGFAMADAVENSAKSNPDVQFAVIDNAYENPPSNLVGVCFRAQEPSFMVGYIAACTTKTGQVGFVGGVSSSIIDQFEWGYKAGVAYGAKEKGTEVTVSAQYADSFTDSAKGKAIASKMFSDGCDVVFHAAGGVGTGVIEAAKEANKYAIGVDKDQAYLAPDNVLTSALKRVDKAVIEVSQKIEAKEVSGGDNMSLGMSEEAVGIPEDHKLMGEDVYKAAIELGDKIRGGSIVPPASEADYATYVAAL, from the coding sequence ATGAACATGAACCTCTCGCGCAGGCAGTTCATGAGGGGGACGGCCGCGCTCGCCGTCACCCTGGGCCTTGGTGGCTGTGGCGGCACCAGTGGCGGCACCGACACCGGTGCCACCGACAAGGCCTCCGAGGCCAGCTACAAGATCCAGATGGTCACGGACACGGGCGGCGTCAACGACCAGTCGTTCAACCAGCTCGCCTGGGAGGGCCTGCAGAAGCTCAAGGACGAGCGCGGCTGGGACATCAGCTACCTCGAGTCCAAGCAGGAGTCCGACTACGCCACCAACCTCGACAAGGCCGTGGACGACAACGCCAACCTCGTCTGGGGCGTTGGCTTTGCCATGGCAGACGCCGTCGAGAACAGCGCCAAGTCCAACCCCGACGTGCAGTTCGCCGTCATCGACAACGCCTACGAGAACCCGCCCTCCAACCTCGTGGGCGTCTGCTTCCGTGCGCAGGAGCCCTCGTTCATGGTCGGCTACATTGCCGCCTGCACCACCAAGACCGGTCAGGTCGGCTTTGTCGGTGGCGTCTCCAGCTCGATCATCGACCAGTTCGAGTGGGGCTACAAGGCCGGCGTTGCCTATGGTGCCAAGGAGAAGGGCACCGAGGTGACGGTCTCGGCCCAGTACGCCGACAGCTTCACCGACTCCGCGAAGGGCAAGGCCATCGCCTCGAAGATGTTCTCCGATGGCTGCGACGTGGTCTTCCATGCTGCCGGTGGCGTGGGCACGGGTGTCATCGAGGCAGCCAAGGAGGCCAACAAGTACGCCATCGGCGTCGACAAGGACCAGGCCTACCTCGCCCCCGACAACGTCCTGACCTCCGCCCTCAAGCGCGTCGACAAGGCCGTCATCGAGGTCTCGCAGAAGATCGAGGCCAAGGAGGTCTCCGGTGGCGACAACATGAGCCTGGGCATGTCCGAGGAGGCGGTCGGCATCCCCGAGGACCACAAGCTCATGGGTGAGGATGTCTACAAGGCCGCCATCGAGCTCGGCGACAAGATCAGGGGCGGCTCCATCGTTCCTCCCGCGAGCGAAGCCGACTACGCCACGTACGTCGCTGCGCTCTAG
- a CDS encoding pyrimidine-nucleoside phosphorylase — translation MRMYDVIEHKRNGGELSDEEIRFFVDGYSSGEIPDYQASALCMAIYYQGMTERETASLTMDMVRSGDVVDLSGIDGVKVDKHSTGGVGDKTSLAVAPIVASLGVRMAKMSGRGLGHTGGTLDKLESIPGLSCDIDGARFEEIVRTVGVAIVGQTGNLVPADKKLYALRDVTATVDSLPLIASSIMSKKIAAGSDKILLDVKCGSGAFMKTVDDAIALAKSMVSIGEHVGRTTVALITDMGRPLGNCIGNALEVSEAVATLRGEGPRDLTDVCVELAGNLLFLAGRGELDACRLLARGQIANGEGLAKLKEMVAAQGGDASVLDDCASRLVEPRLSRELRATRDGHLFSMDTERCGMASVALGAGRARKEDAIDHSAGIVLAKKTGDSLVEGDLLATLFAADEGLLDEGERVFRDALDIRDEPPAAPPLFHARVSCEGVERTDA, via the coding sequence GTGAGGATGTACGACGTCATCGAGCACAAGCGCAATGGGGGGGAGCTGAGCGACGAGGAGATCAGGTTCTTCGTCGACGGCTACTCCTCCGGCGAGATTCCCGACTATCAGGCCTCGGCCCTGTGCATGGCCATCTACTACCAGGGCATGACGGAGCGCGAGACGGCCAGCCTCACCATGGACATGGTGCGCTCGGGCGACGTCGTGGACCTGTCGGGCATAGACGGCGTCAAGGTGGACAAGCACTCCACGGGTGGCGTGGGTGACAAGACCTCGCTGGCGGTCGCTCCCATCGTGGCCTCGCTCGGCGTGCGCATGGCGAAGATGAGCGGACGTGGCCTGGGCCACACGGGTGGCACCCTCGACAAGCTGGAGTCCATCCCCGGGCTCTCCTGTGACATAGATGGTGCGCGCTTCGAGGAGATCGTGAGGACGGTGGGCGTCGCCATCGTCGGACAGACGGGCAACCTCGTGCCCGCAGACAAGAAGCTCTACGCGCTGCGCGACGTCACGGCGACCGTGGACAGCCTGCCGCTCATCGCCTCGAGCATCATGAGCAAGAAGATCGCCGCAGGATCCGACAAGATCCTGCTTGACGTGAAGTGCGGCAGCGGCGCCTTCATGAAGACCGTAGATGACGCCATCGCGCTTGCCAAGTCCATGGTCTCCATCGGAGAGCACGTGGGGCGCACCACCGTCGCCCTCATCACCGACATGGGCCGGCCCCTGGGCAACTGCATCGGGAACGCCCTCGAGGTGAGCGAGGCGGTGGCCACCCTCAGGGGAGAGGGTCCGAGGGACCTCACGGACGTCTGCGTGGAGCTGGCGGGCAACCTCCTGTTCTTGGCGGGGAGGGGCGAGCTGGACGCATGCCGCCTTCTGGCCCGTGGACAGATCGCCAACGGGGAGGGCCTCGCGAAGCTCAAGGAGATGGTCGCTGCCCAGGGGGGAGACGCCTCGGTGCTGGACGACTGCGCCTCCAGGCTCGTGGAGCCGCGGCTGTCGCGCGAGCTGCGCGCCACGCGGGACGGACACCTCTTCTCGATGGACACGGAGCGCTGCGGCATGGCGTCAGTCGCCTTGGGCGCGGGTCGTGCCCGCAAGGAGGACGCCATAGACCACTCTGCCGGCATCGTCCTGGCGAAGAAGACGGGTGACAGCCTGGTCGAAGGCGATCTTCTCGCCACGCTCTTCGCGGCGGACGAGGGCCTGCTCGACGAGGGGGAGCGCGTCTTCCGCGACGCGCTTGACATCCGAGACGAGCCTCCTGCGGCTCCGCCGCTCTTTCATGCGCGCGTGTCGTGCGAGGGTGTGGAGCGCACGGACGCGTGA
- a CDS encoding ABC transporter permease, producing the protein MLSNLLLLVGITLMYSTPLVFGALGGVVSERSGVTNIGIEGMMSVGAIAAASTSYFTGNPWLGFLAAGIAGTLIALLHAIASVTFNADQTVSGVAINLLAPGVSLFVCRRLFDNAAMTPPVTTLPKLFGEGAFAGTEFSNLNVDVTVMLALVAALVVWFVLYKTKWGLRVRAVGEHPAAADTLGIDVGRTRYVCVLVSGLLAGFGGASVTLAIISQFTQTAISGQGFIALAAVIFGKWKPQGAYGACLLFGLAQALAVILGGGATPIPSQIVAMFPYVMTIVVLVLFVGRSEAPKADGVPYIKGGR; encoded by the coding sequence ATGCTCAGTAATCTGCTTCTCCTCGTGGGGATCACGCTCATGTACTCGACGCCTCTCGTGTTCGGTGCCCTGGGAGGCGTAGTCTCGGAGCGCTCGGGCGTCACCAACATCGGCATCGAGGGCATGATGTCGGTTGGTGCCATAGCCGCAGCCTCCACCAGCTACTTCACGGGCAACCCCTGGCTTGGCTTTTTGGCTGCCGGCATCGCGGGCACGCTCATCGCGCTGCTGCACGCCATCGCCTCGGTGACGTTCAATGCGGACCAGACCGTCTCGGGCGTGGCCATCAACCTGCTTGCGCCTGGTGTGTCGCTGTTCGTCTGCCGCAGGCTCTTCGACAACGCGGCCATGACCCCTCCCGTCACCACGCTTCCCAAGCTCTTTGGCGAGGGGGCCTTTGCGGGCACGGAGTTCTCCAACCTCAACGTGGACGTCACGGTCATGCTCGCGCTCGTGGCGGCACTGGTCGTCTGGTTCGTGCTGTACAAGACCAAGTGGGGACTGCGCGTCCGTGCCGTGGGCGAGCACCCGGCGGCTGCCGACACCCTTGGCATCGACGTGGGACGCACCCGCTACGTCTGCGTGCTCGTCTCGGGGCTTCTGGCAGGGTTCGGTGGCGCGTCGGTGACGCTGGCCATCATCTCCCAGTTCACCCAGACGGCCATCAGCGGCCAGGGCTTCATCGCGCTCGCCGCGGTCATCTTCGGCAAGTGGAAGCCGCAGGGTGCCTATGGCGCCTGCCTGCTCTTTGGTCTTGCGCAGGCCCTCGCGGTCATCCTCGGCGGTGGAGCGACCCCCATCCCCAGCCAGATCGTGGCCATGTTCCCCTACGTCATGACCATCGTCGTGCTGGTGCTGTTCGTGGGCCGCTCCGAGGCCCCCAAGGCGGACGGCGTCCCCTACATCAAGGGCGGGCGCTAA
- a CDS encoding ABC transporter ATP-binding protein has protein sequence MEACSEYAVQMHGITKTFGTFTALDGVDLDVRRQTVHAILGENGAGKSTLMNVLYGLYQADSGEVYLGGERVEIGGPSDAIKRGIGMVHQHFMLVENFTVTENIILGDEVCGPAGTLDMRRAREDVAKIVDEYGFDIDPDAKIEDITVGMQQRVEILKALYRGADTLILDEPTAVLTPQEIEQLIRIMRDLVSKGKTIIIITHKLKEIMSSADVCTIIRRGQYMGTVDVADVDEAELAAKMVGRRVNLTVEKAPATPGETVLSIRDLHVKDERGIEQVTGLSLDVRAGEIVGIAGVDGNGQKELVDAITCLVKVESGTISVQGTELQNTSPRYVLDHGVATVHSDRHRFGMVLPMTVAENMVLERHGEERFGKGLMLDYDKMRSFTRELIEEFDIRPSGCEDSVAKGLSGGNQQKAVIAREVSGSPELLVAVQPTRGLDVGAIEFVHKTLVRERDKGKAVLLISLELDEVMSVSDTIDVIYGGKIVGSFEQGSVGEEELGLLMAGGGSK, from the coding sequence ATGGAGGCATGCTCCGAGTATGCCGTGCAGATGCACGGCATCACCAAGACGTTCGGCACGTTCACGGCTCTCGATGGGGTTGACCTCGACGTACGCAGGCAGACGGTCCACGCCATCCTCGGCGAGAACGGTGCGGGCAAGTCGACGCTCATGAACGTGCTGTATGGTCTCTATCAGGCAGATTCCGGTGAGGTCTACCTTGGCGGCGAGCGCGTGGAGATAGGCGGGCCCAGCGATGCCATCAAGCGCGGTATCGGCATGGTCCACCAGCACTTCATGCTCGTGGAGAACTTCACCGTCACCGAGAACATCATCCTCGGCGACGAGGTGTGCGGTCCTGCAGGGACGCTTGACATGAGGCGCGCCCGCGAGGACGTCGCCAAGATCGTCGACGAGTACGGCTTCGACATCGACCCCGACGCCAAGATCGAGGACATCACGGTCGGCATGCAGCAGCGCGTGGAGATCCTCAAGGCCCTCTACCGCGGTGCCGACACCCTGATCCTCGACGAGCCGACGGCGGTCTTGACGCCCCAGGAGATCGAGCAGCTCATCAGGATCATGCGTGACCTCGTGAGCAAGGGCAAGACGATCATCATCATCACCCACAAGCTCAAGGAGATCATGTCCTCGGCGGACGTGTGCACGATCATCCGCAGGGGACAGTACATGGGCACCGTCGATGTCGCCGACGTCGACGAGGCCGAGCTTGCCGCCAAGATGGTCGGGCGCCGCGTCAACCTCACGGTCGAGAAGGCCCCGGCCACGCCGGGCGAGACCGTGCTGTCCATCCGAGACCTCCATGTGAAGGACGAGCGCGGCATAGAGCAGGTGACGGGCCTCTCCCTCGACGTGCGCGCCGGGGAGATCGTGGGCATAGCGGGAGTCGACGGCAACGGCCAGAAGGAACTCGTCGACGCCATCACCTGTCTCGTCAAGGTCGAGTCGGGAACGATCAGCGTGCAGGGGACCGAGCTGCAGAACACGAGCCCCCGCTACGTCCTCGACCACGGTGTCGCCACGGTCCACTCGGACCGCCACCGCTTCGGCATGGTGCTGCCCATGACCGTGGCCGAGAACATGGTGCTCGAGCGCCATGGCGAGGAGCGCTTCGGCAAGGGGCTCATGCTCGACTATGACAAGATGCGCTCGTTCACCCGCGAGCTGATCGAGGAGTTCGACATTCGACCGTCGGGCTGCGAGGATAGCGTCGCCAAGGGCCTCTCGGGAGGAAACCAGCAGAAGGCCGTCATCGCACGCGAGGTCTCCGGGAGCCCGGAACTGCTCGTTGCCGTCCAGCCCACACGTGGCCTGGACGTGGGTGCCATAGAGTTCGTGCACAAGACGCTCGTGCGCGAGCGCGACAAGGGGAAGGCCGTCCTTCTCATCTCGCTCGAGCTGGACGAGGTGATGAGTGTCTCGGACACCATCGACGTCATCTACGGCGGGAAGATCGTAGGCAGCTTCGAGCAGGGAAGCGTGGGCGAGGAGGAGCTTGGCCTCCTGATGGCGGGAGGCGGTAGCAAGTGA
- a CDS encoding 4Fe-4S binding protein: protein MADKRDMLDDLIDIQRDWRKVSNPLGDLARGLAADPSGVKTFNPADYKERPRANSVFCLDVASKRRDVCRRCLDVCPVDAIEIGESSVRVADGCRKCGLCTMVCPTEALPVQRIMAKALYDKVARAAQIHERCYLTCTRALGRLPKDNEIVLPCVGAVPSELWFSLLAEYDNVDVYLPLGICDRCRTTTGEEAYATQIARAEELTGASVGLEVEEGDLNHEQSRAYKRSQFMGQMVRAGQSLAATANPALGGIQAVARRIQQHSNQIYEMQRSLERTVGGKTSGNRRRILTQKRKMMLTAIQHHPGLSRDLELRVPVCDPTLCTMCGACVTACPPHACDLDERGHFSVEPAYCVNCGACATVCPEHALAMEPCDPQDLVIRDEEAERRRKAAERQRAQVALARERGRRRLEHGLDALERLADE from the coding sequence ATGGCGGACAAGCGCGACATGCTCGATGACCTCATCGACATCCAGCGCGATTGGCGGAAGGTCTCCAATCCGCTGGGCGACCTCGCCCGCGGGCTTGCGGCCGACCCCAGCGGGGTCAAGACCTTCAACCCGGCAGACTACAAGGAGCGCCCTCGTGCGAACTCCGTGTTCTGCCTGGACGTCGCATCCAAGCGGCGCGACGTGTGCCGCCGCTGCCTAGACGTCTGCCCTGTCGACGCCATCGAGATAGGCGAGTCGTCGGTGAGGGTTGCGGATGGCTGCCGCAAGTGCGGCCTCTGCACCATGGTCTGCCCCACCGAGGCGCTGCCCGTCCAGAGGATCATGGCCAAGGCGCTCTACGACAAGGTCGCTCGGGCCGCCCAGATCCACGAGCGCTGCTACCTCACCTGCACCCGCGCCCTGGGACGTCTTCCCAAGGACAACGAGATCGTGTTGCCCTGCGTGGGGGCCGTGCCATCGGAATTGTGGTTCTCCCTGCTCGCGGAGTACGATAACGTGGACGTCTACCTGCCCCTGGGCATATGCGACCGTTGTAGGACCACGACGGGCGAGGAGGCCTACGCCACCCAGATCGCCAGGGCCGAGGAGTTGACGGGCGCTTCGGTGGGCCTTGAGGTGGAGGAGGGGGACCTCAACCACGAGCAGTCGCGCGCCTACAAGCGCAGCCAGTTCATGGGGCAGATGGTGCGTGCGGGGCAGTCGCTCGCCGCGACCGCGAACCCCGCCCTGGGCGGCATCCAGGCCGTGGCACGGCGCATACAGCAGCACTCCAACCAGATCTACGAGATGCAGCGCTCCCTCGAGCGGACCGTGGGCGGCAAGACCTCGGGAAACCGCAGGCGCATCCTCACCCAGAAGCGCAAGATGATGCTCACCGCCATCCAGCATCATCCGGGCCTCTCGAGGGACCTCGAGCTCAGGGTGCCGGTCTGTGACCCCACGCTCTGCACGATGTGCGGCGCCTGCGTCACGGCCTGTCCCCCGCATGCCTGTGACCTGGACGAGCGCGGACACTTCTCGGTGGAGCCCGCCTACTGCGTGAACTGCGGCGCCTGCGCCACCGTGTGCCCCGAGCATGCGCTCGCCATGGAGCCCTGCGACCCGCAGGACCTCGTCATCCGCGACGAGGAGGCGGAGCGCAGGAGGAAGGCTGCCGAGCGGCAGCGCGCCCAGGTGGCGCTTGCCAGAGAGAGGGGTAGGCGCCGGCTCGAGCACGGGCTCGATGCGCTCGAGCGCCTGGCCGACGAGTAG
- the deoD gene encoding purine-nucleoside phosphorylase — MASVPTPHNDALEGQIAPLVLMPGDPLRARYIAEGYLEDVTCFNGVRNMLGFTGTYQGNPVSVMGSGMGMPSIGIYSYELYNFYGVDAIVRIGSAGGIGDGLRLRDLVIAQGACTDSNYARQFALPGTFAPIADFGLLRRAVESAERLGVPVRVGNVLSEDAFYSADETGAARWAAMGVLALEMEAAALYMNAAHAHKRALAMLSISDLVFTGEALPASERQTSFTQMMEVALSLAVPEAEK, encoded by the coding sequence ATGGCTAGCGTTCCCACGCCCCACAACGACGCCCTCGAGGGGCAGATCGCCCCGCTCGTCCTCATGCCAGGCGACCCCCTGCGCGCCCGTTACATCGCCGAGGGCTACCTCGAGGATGTGACCTGCTTCAACGGGGTCCGCAACATGCTTGGCTTCACGGGCACCTACCAGGGAAACCCCGTCTCCGTCATGGGCAGCGGCATGGGCATGCCCTCCATCGGGATCTACTCGTACGAGCTCTACAACTTCTACGGCGTGGACGCCATCGTCCGCATCGGTAGCGCTGGTGGCATCGGTGACGGGCTCAGGCTGCGCGACCTCGTCATTGCCCAAGGGGCTTGCACCGACTCCAACTACGCGCGCCAGTTCGCCCTGCCGGGGACCTTCGCCCCCATTGCGGACTTCGGCCTGCTCCGTCGTGCCGTGGAGTCGGCCGAGCGCCTGGGCGTGCCCGTGCGTGTGGGCAACGTGCTCTCAGAAGACGCGTTCTACTCGGCAGATGAGACGGGTGCCGCGCGCTGGGCGGCCATGGGAGTGCTTGCGCTCGAGATGGAGGCCGCAGCCCTCTACATGAACGCCGCCCATGCGCACAAGCGTGCGCTGGCGATGCTCTCCATCTCGGACCTCGTGTTCACGGGCGAGGCACTTCCCGCCTCCGAGCGACAGACCAGCTTCACGCAGATGATGGAGGTGGCGCTCTCGCTCGCCGTTCCCGAGGCAGAAAAGTAG
- a CDS encoding PfkB family carbohydrate kinase, with the protein MDSLTERERQILSWIEENPAVTQSELAGRAGISRSSVAVHVSSLMRKGAILGRRYVVRKAPYVTVVGGANLDIGGRPFQELRQRDSNPGSVTTSPGGAGRNIAHNLALLGQDVRLVSAFGTDERAALLTGACRSAGIDISSSLTVSGGTTSTYLFVADRRGDMSVAVADMRIFDELTPAFLERHLDALDRADVCVIDANLPVASIRYLSEHVRAPLFCDPVSTAKAEKLGGVLGRLHTLKPNRLEAEVLTGVHISDRTSLDRAVDRLLGTGLERVFVSLGSEGVLCADHTHRTLLPPLETRVANTTGAGDAMMAAITWSWLCGHSLEEGGRAGIAAAAICVESPDTISASMSEDALLARMETCTTE; encoded by the coding sequence ATGGACTCCCTGACAGAGCGAGAGCGGCAGATCCTCTCCTGGATAGAGGAGAACCCTGCCGTTACACAGTCCGAACTCGCCGGGCGGGCAGGCATCTCGCGCTCGTCCGTGGCCGTGCACGTCTCGAGCCTCATGCGCAAGGGAGCCATACTGGGGAGGCGCTACGTGGTGCGCAAGGCCCCCTACGTGACGGTCGTGGGCGGAGCCAACCTCGACATCGGCGGACGTCCCTTCCAGGAGCTCCGTCAACGCGATTCAAATCCAGGCAGCGTTACCACCTCACCCGGTGGGGCGGGCAGGAACATCGCCCACAACCTCGCGCTCCTGGGGCAGGACGTACGTCTCGTCTCCGCCTTCGGCACCGACGAGCGCGCGGCCCTGCTGACGGGAGCCTGTCGCAGCGCCGGCATAGACATCTCATCCTCCCTCACCGTAAGCGGCGGTACCACCTCCACCTACCTCTTCGTGGCGGACCGCAGGGGGGACATGAGCGTCGCCGTTGCCGACATGCGCATCTTCGACGAGCTCACGCCCGCCTTCCTCGAGCGCCACCTCGATGCCCTCGACCGCGCGGACGTCTGCGTCATCGACGCCAACCTGCCCGTGGCATCCATCCGCTACCTCTCCGAGCACGTGCGGGCGCCCCTCTTCTGCGATCCCGTCTCCACGGCAAAGGCCGAGAAGCTCGGGGGTGTCCTCGGGAGGCTCCACACGCTCAAGCCCAACCGTCTTGAGGCGGAGGTGCTCACGGGCGTGCACATCAGCGACCGCACGTCACTCGATAGAGCAGTGGACAGGCTTCTCGGGACGGGGCTCGAACGCGTCTTCGTCTCACTCGGAAGCGAGGGCGTCCTCTGTGCCGACCACACGCATCGTACCCTGCTCCCCCCCCTCGAGACCAGGGTGGCGAACACGACGGGGGCCGGGGACGCGATGATGGCGGCCATCACCTGGAGCTGGCTCTGCGGGCACTCCCTCGAGGAAGGCGGCCGCGCAGGAATCGCGGCGGCGGCCATCTGCGTGGAAAGCCCCGACACCATCAGCGCCTCCATGAGCGAGGACGCGCTCCTCGCCCGCATGGAGACCTGCACGACGGAGTGA
- a CDS encoding cytidine deaminase has translation MEDSELVREAIVAREGAYVPYSHFSVGAALLDADGRVWHGCNIENAAYSPGNCAERTAIFKAVSEGVRGFVAIAVVGGAEGRPISDWCAPCGVCRQVLREFCDPGSFRVVLARSPQDMRGYLLKELLPMGFGPEDLRRADDNGEADAQ, from the coding sequence ATGGAAGACAGCGAGCTCGTGCGAGAGGCTATCGTTGCCCGCGAGGGCGCGTACGTGCCCTACTCGCACTTCTCCGTCGGCGCCGCGCTGCTGGACGCGGACGGGCGCGTGTGGCATGGCTGCAACATCGAGAACGCGGCCTACTCGCCAGGTAACTGCGCGGAGCGCACGGCCATCTTCAAGGCGGTGAGCGAGGGGGTGCGAGGCTTCGTGGCCATCGCCGTCGTGGGCGGGGCCGAGGGCAGGCCCATCAGCGACTGGTGCGCCCCCTGCGGGGTGTGCCGCCAGGTCTTGCGCGAGTTCTGCGATCCCGGGAGCTTCAGGGTCGTGCTTGCACGTTCGCCACAGGACATGCGGGGCTATCTCCTCAAGGAGCTGCTGCCGATGGGCTTTGGGCCCGAGGACCTCAGGCGTGCGGATGACAACGGGGAGGCTGATGCACAGTGA
- a CDS encoding phosphopentomutase, which yields MGRRAFLVVLDSFGIGEAPDAAEYGDEGSNTLCACATSPHFSMDNMRDLGLFNIEGALDSVYDVHLSPTSAPQGAFARLREASKGKDTTVGHWEMAGVISPKLFPTYPDGFPAEVIEEFERQCGRKVLCNRPYSGTDVIRDFGDEMVERGALIVYTSADSVFQIAAHEDVVPCEKLYEYCRIARGILTGAHGVARVIARPFVGESGSYVRTPRRHDFSLEPTGTTMLDRLTEEGADVISVGKIFDIFAHRGIKESIPTTGNPEGIERTIELLDRDFEGLCFTNLVDTDMIYGHRNDVDGYAKALAYFDAHVPAILSKLREDDLFMIVADHGCDPVTPSTDHSREYVPWVIAGPRVRAGADLGTRPTFADVSATILDYLDASPLGVGVSHVSEILEVRDDG from the coding sequence ATGGGCAGACGTGCGTTCCTGGTCGTGCTCGACAGCTTTGGCATCGGCGAGGCGCCCGATGCGGCGGAGTACGGTGACGAGGGCAGCAATACCCTGTGCGCCTGCGCGACAAGTCCGCACTTCTCGATGGACAATATGCGCGACCTGGGGTTGTTTAACATAGAGGGTGCGCTGGACTCCGTCTATGACGTGCACCTCTCGCCCACGAGCGCTCCCCAGGGCGCCTTCGCGCGCCTGCGCGAGGCGTCCAAGGGCAAGGACACCACGGTCGGGCACTGGGAGATGGCAGGCGTCATCTCGCCCAAGCTCTTCCCCACCTACCCCGACGGCTTCCCTGCAGAGGTCATAGAGGAGTTCGAGCGCCAGTGCGGTCGCAAGGTTCTCTGCAACAGGCCCTACTCGGGCACTGACGTCATCCGTGACTTCGGGGACGAGATGGTGGAGCGGGGCGCCCTCATCGTCTACACCTCAGCCGACAGCGTGTTCCAGATCGCCGCGCACGAGGACGTCGTCCCCTGCGAGAAGCTCTACGAGTACTGCCGCATTGCCCGCGGGATACTGACGGGCGCCCACGGAGTCGCCCGCGTCATAGCTCGCCCCTTCGTCGGAGAGAGCGGCAGCTACGTGCGCACGCCCCGTCGTCACGACTTCTCGCTGGAGCCGACGGGCACGACCATGCTCGACCGGCTGACCGAGGAGGGCGCAGACGTCATCTCCGTGGGCAAGATCTTCGACATCTTCGCCCATCGGGGTATCAAGGAGTCCATCCCTACCACGGGCAACCCCGAGGGCATCGAGCGCACCATCGAGCTGCTCGACCGCGACTTCGAGGGCCTGTGCTTCACGAACCTGGTGGACACGGACATGATCTACGGTCACCGCAACGACGTCGACGGCTACGCCAAGGCGCTCGCCTACTTCGACGCGCACGTCCCCGCCATCCTCTCCAAGCTGCGCGAGGACGACCTCTTCATGATCGTCGCCGATCACGGCTGCGACCCTGTGACGCCCTCGACCGACCACTCGCGCGAGTACGTGCCCTGGGTCATCGCTGGGCCGCGCGTAAGGGCAGGGGCGGACCTTGGCACACGTCCGACCTTCGCGGACGTCTCGGCGACCATCCTCGACTATCTGGACGCGAGCCCCCTTGGCGTCGGCGTCTCTCATGTCAGCGAGATTCTGGAGGTACGTGACGATGGCTAG